Proteins encoded by one window of Misgurnus anguillicaudatus chromosome 4, ASM2758022v2, whole genome shotgun sequence:
- the narf gene encoding nuclear prelamin A recognition factor isoform X1 — translation MSRLSKECEEDSYTMSEVTIARKKEKCENCTKQCNKKKSDEIINSLQEKDIANGEVRESSSVQQVLLSACLSCDGCVSESESQKISQQNLDEIKHVLELNKKCDTSKHKVLVVSMCPQSVPFFAIKYHLDVPAAAQKLCGFLKSVGVHYVFDTTVAASFSILESQREFVQRFRRKHHDANAMPMFTSSCPGWIRYAERVLGSLVTPHICTARSPQQIMGSLVKDFFARQQKLTPDQVYHVVVAPCFDKKLEAVRDEFYSSILETRDVDCVLTSGEIFHLMKERKVTIEDVESVPLDHMFSEICDTGMVRHEGRGSEGFLEHIFKHAAKELFGLDVQEIVYKTLRNRDFQEVVLERDGETLLQFAAVYGFRNIQTLVHRMRKNKVPYQLVEVLSCPGGCLSGRGQAEGEGGRPDRSLVQQMEESYSSLPIRLPEFNTEVQRLYQDWLDGHDSPHAQQCLHTRYSNQTQTPPQILNPDIQW, via the exons ATGTCACGGTTATCTAAGGAATGTGAAG AAGACTCATATACAATGTCTGAAGTCACTATAGCACGAAAGAAGGAAAAATGTGAGAACTGCACTAAACAG TGCAACAAGAAAAAGAGTGATGAAATTATAAATTCACTCCAGGAGAAAGATATCGCCAATGGAGAG GTGAGAGAGTCTAGCTCAGTTCAGCAGGTGCTGCTGAGCGCTTGCCTTTCCTGTGACGGCTGTGTATCCGAAAGTGAAAGCCAGAAAATCTCTCAACAGAATCTGGATGAAATCAAGCATGTGCTTGAGCTTAATAAG AAGTGTGACACCTCAAAACACAAAGTTTTGGTGGTGTCCATGTGTCCCCAATCGGTGCCTTTTTTTGCAATCAAATATCACCTGGACGTTCCGGCGGCGGCACAGAAGCTCTGTGGCTTTTTGAAAAGCGTGG GGGTCCATTATGTGTTCGACACTACAGTAGCTGctagttttagcattttggAGAGCCAGAGAGAATTTGTACAGCGTTTCCGGCGTAAACATCATGACGCTAATGCTATGCCAATGTTCACCTCCTCGTGTCCAG GATGGATCCGCTATGCAGAACGCGTTCTGGGCAGCCTGGTCACACCACACATCTGCACGGCCAGATCTCCTCAACAGATCATGGGCTCATTGgtcaaagatttttttgctaGACAACAG AAACTGACCCCGGATCAGGTTTACCATGTGGTGGTGGCTCCCTGCTTTGATAAGAAGCTGGAAGCAGTGAGAGATGAATTCTACAGCAGCATCCTGGAGACCAGAGATGTTGACTGCGTGCTTACATCTG gaGAGATTTTTCACttgatgaaagaaagaaaggttaCTATAGAGGATGTGGAATCTGTTCCTTTGGATCACAT gtttagtgaGATCTGTGACACAGGAATGGTCAGGCATGAAGGTCGTGGCTCTGAAGGTTTCTTGGAGCACATCTTCAAACATGCAGCCAAAGAGCTGTTTGGTCTTGATGTACAAGAAATTGTGTACAAGACACTcag AAATCGAGACTTCCAGGAGGTGGTGCTAGAGCGTGATGGAGAGACCCTTCTGCAGTTTGCTGCAGTCTATGGTTTCCGAAACATTCAGACTTTAGTGCACAGAATGAGAAAAAACAAAGTGCCCTACCAACTAGTAGAGGTGCTTTCCTGTCCTGGAG GTTGTTTAAGCGGTCGAGGACAGGCTGAGGGAGAGGGAGGCCGACCTGACCGCTCTCTGGTCCAGCAGATGGAAGAGTCCTACAGCAGCTTGCCCATCAGACTCCCCGAATTCAACACAGAGGTCCAGCGTCTTTACCAGGACTGGCTGGACGGCCATGACTCTCCACATGCCCAACAATGCCTCCACACTCGGTACAGCAACCAAACACAGACTCCCCCTCAAATACTGAATCCTGACATTCAATGGTAG
- the cybc1 gene encoding cytochrome b-245 chaperone 1 homolog, producing MGYMVVEKHTFDMLHLKRSPGIRSWSLLVGIASVGLAAAYYSSDSILWKMFYVTGCLFVALQNMEEWEEAVFDKSKGEIALKSFSLYTMILTFWKRGHETVLLDLRHLRDVSVQEEKVRYLGKGYLLVLRLATGFSHPLTQSATLGSRCDVEAVGALLKRFLGLEELNKQLAQDDYPNEDEDDIEDLGLGDSSDSQDEADF from the exons ATGGGCTATATGGTTGTGGAGAAACACACATTTGACATGCTTCATCTGAAGAGGTCTCCTGGGATTAGATCTTGGTCTCTTCTTGTCG GAATTGCTTCAGTTGGACTTGCAGCAGCCTATTACAGCTCTg ATAGCATATTATGGAAGATGTTCTATGTGACCGGCTGTTTGTTTGTAGCTCTACAAAACATGGAGGAATGGGAG GAGGCAGTATTTGACAAATCTAAGGGTGAAATAGCATTAAAGTCTTTTAGTCTCTATACCATGATATTGACTTTCTGGAAAAGAGGTCATGAGACAG TGTTGTTAGATCTGCGACACTTGCGTGACGTGAGCGTTCAGGAGGAGAAGGTGAGATATCTGGGGAAGGGTTACCTGTTGGTCCTGCGTCTGGCGACTGGATTCTCTCATCCGCTTACACAGAGCGCCACGCTGGGATCACGCTG TGATGTAGAAGCAGTTGGTGCTCTTCTAAAGCGCTTCTTGGGTCTCGAGGAGTTAAACAAGCAACTGGCCCAAGACGACTATCCAAATGAAGACGAGGATGACATTGAAGATTTGGGGTTGGGTGACAGCAGTGATTCACAAGATGAAGCTGATTTTTAA
- the narf gene encoding nuclear prelamin A recognition factor isoform X2 — protein MSEVTIARKKEKCENCTKQCNKKKSDEIINSLQEKDIANGEVRESSSVQQVLLSACLSCDGCVSESESQKISQQNLDEIKHVLELNKKCDTSKHKVLVVSMCPQSVPFFAIKYHLDVPAAAQKLCGFLKSVGVHYVFDTTVAASFSILESQREFVQRFRRKHHDANAMPMFTSSCPGWIRYAERVLGSLVTPHICTARSPQQIMGSLVKDFFARQQKLTPDQVYHVVVAPCFDKKLEAVRDEFYSSILETRDVDCVLTSGEIFHLMKERKVTIEDVESVPLDHMFSEICDTGMVRHEGRGSEGFLEHIFKHAAKELFGLDVQEIVYKTLRNRDFQEVVLERDGETLLQFAAVYGFRNIQTLVHRMRKNKVPYQLVEVLSCPGGCLSGRGQAEGEGGRPDRSLVQQMEESYSSLPIRLPEFNTEVQRLYQDWLDGHDSPHAQQCLHTRYSNQTQTPPQILNPDIQW, from the exons ATGTCTGAAGTCACTATAGCACGAAAGAAGGAAAAATGTGAGAACTGCACTAAACAG TGCAACAAGAAAAAGAGTGATGAAATTATAAATTCACTCCAGGAGAAAGATATCGCCAATGGAGAG GTGAGAGAGTCTAGCTCAGTTCAGCAGGTGCTGCTGAGCGCTTGCCTTTCCTGTGACGGCTGTGTATCCGAAAGTGAAAGCCAGAAAATCTCTCAACAGAATCTGGATGAAATCAAGCATGTGCTTGAGCTTAATAAG AAGTGTGACACCTCAAAACACAAAGTTTTGGTGGTGTCCATGTGTCCCCAATCGGTGCCTTTTTTTGCAATCAAATATCACCTGGACGTTCCGGCGGCGGCACAGAAGCTCTGTGGCTTTTTGAAAAGCGTGG GGGTCCATTATGTGTTCGACACTACAGTAGCTGctagttttagcattttggAGAGCCAGAGAGAATTTGTACAGCGTTTCCGGCGTAAACATCATGACGCTAATGCTATGCCAATGTTCACCTCCTCGTGTCCAG GATGGATCCGCTATGCAGAACGCGTTCTGGGCAGCCTGGTCACACCACACATCTGCACGGCCAGATCTCCTCAACAGATCATGGGCTCATTGgtcaaagatttttttgctaGACAACAG AAACTGACCCCGGATCAGGTTTACCATGTGGTGGTGGCTCCCTGCTTTGATAAGAAGCTGGAAGCAGTGAGAGATGAATTCTACAGCAGCATCCTGGAGACCAGAGATGTTGACTGCGTGCTTACATCTG gaGAGATTTTTCACttgatgaaagaaagaaaggttaCTATAGAGGATGTGGAATCTGTTCCTTTGGATCACAT gtttagtgaGATCTGTGACACAGGAATGGTCAGGCATGAAGGTCGTGGCTCTGAAGGTTTCTTGGAGCACATCTTCAAACATGCAGCCAAAGAGCTGTTTGGTCTTGATGTACAAGAAATTGTGTACAAGACACTcag AAATCGAGACTTCCAGGAGGTGGTGCTAGAGCGTGATGGAGAGACCCTTCTGCAGTTTGCTGCAGTCTATGGTTTCCGAAACATTCAGACTTTAGTGCACAGAATGAGAAAAAACAAAGTGCCCTACCAACTAGTAGAGGTGCTTTCCTGTCCTGGAG GTTGTTTAAGCGGTCGAGGACAGGCTGAGGGAGAGGGAGGCCGACCTGACCGCTCTCTGGTCCAGCAGATGGAAGAGTCCTACAGCAGCTTGCCCATCAGACTCCCCGAATTCAACACAGAGGTCCAGCGTCTTTACCAGGACTGGCTGGACGGCCATGACTCTCCACATGCCCAACAATGCCTCCACACTCGGTACAGCAACCAAACACAGACTCCCCCTCAAATACTGAATCCTGACATTCAATGGTAG